One Ciconia boyciana chromosome 9, ASM3463844v1, whole genome shotgun sequence genomic window carries:
- the E2F4 gene encoding transcription factor E2F4 isoform X1 — protein MAECGPQPPGGGSGAAGAPSRHEKSLGLLTTKFVSLLQEAKDGVLDLKLAADTLAVRQKRRIYDITNVLEGIGLIEKKSKNSIQWKGVGPGCNTREIAHKLIELKADIEDLEQREQELEQQKMWVQQSIKNVTEDVQNSRLAYVTHEDICKCFTGDTLLAIRAPSGTRLEVPIPEGLNGQKKYQIHLKSTSGPIDVLLVNKDAWSSPPVVLPVPPPEDLIQCQAVAPSKPQIPPLAHFQEASVPSSTQPSTPTPTSTQDHSPLAQKAARTECGVSAAESKSSGDFDPLSNASASAGQPAGLDTQPLQSSASLDSSSVLPSPSTSFEPIKPDPTGKCMNSELLEELMSSEVFAPLLRLSPPPGDHDYIYNLDESEGVCDLFDVPVLNL, from the exons atGGCGGAGTGcgggccgcagccccccgggggtgggagcggggctgcgggggcgcCGAGCCGGCATGAGAAGAGCTTGGGGCTACTGACCACTAAGTTCGTGTCGCTGCTGCAGGAGGCCAAGGACGGCGTGCTCGACCTCAAGCTG GCTGCGGACACCTTGGCTGTGCGACAGAAGCGACGGATCTATGATATCACGAATGTCCTGGAAGGCATCGGGTTGATAGAGAAGAAATCCAAGAACAGTATCCAGTGGAA AGGGGTAGGTCCTGGCTGCAACACACGTGAAATAGCTCACAAACTTATTGAGCTGAAGGCAGACATAGAGGACCTGGAGCAGCGGGaacaggagctggagcagcagaagaTGTGGGTTCAGCAGAGCATCAAAAACGTTACAGAAGACGTGCAGAACAGTCG ATTAGCGTATGTGACACATGAAGATATCTGCAAGTGCTTCACAG GAGACACCCTCCTTGCAATTCGAGCCCCATCAGGCACACGTTTGGAGGTTCCCATCCCTGAG GGTCTAAATGGGCAGAAGAAATATCAGATccatctgaagagcacaagtgGTCCCATTGATGTTCTTTTAGTAAACAAAGATGCTTGGAGCTCTCCTCCTGTTGTACTACCTGTCCCTCCCCCTGAAGACCTCATTCAGTGCCAGGCAGTTGCACCCTCGAAACCACAGATACCACCGCTCGCCCACTTCCAGGAGGCATCCGttcccagcagcacccagccctctACACCAACACCTACCAGCACTCAGGACCATAGCCCTCTTGCGCAGAAAGCTGCACGCACAG AATGTGGTGTCTCAGCGGCAGAGTCCAAAAGCAGCGGCGACTTTGACCCCCTCAGCAATGCATCTGCATCAGCCGGCCAGCCAGCCGGGTTAGATACCCAGCCGCTACAGTCCTCTGCCTCGCTGGACAGCAGCTCCGTCCTACCCAGCCCCTCTACCTCCTTTGAGCCGATCAAGCCCGATCCCACAGGAA AATGTATGAACTCTgagctgctggaagagctgATGTCATCTGAAG TGTTTGCTCCTTTGCTCCGCCTCTCCCCTCCACCTGGAGATCACGACTACATCTATAACCTGGATGAGAGCGAAGGCGTCTGTGACCTCTTTGACGTGCCTGTCCTCAACCTCTGA
- the E2F4 gene encoding transcription factor E2F4 isoform X2, which produces MAECGPQPPGGGSGAAGAPSRHEKSLGLLTTKFVSLLQEAKDGVLDLKLAADTLAVRQKRRIYDITNVLEGIGLIEKKSKNSIQWKGVGPGCNTREIAHKLIELKADIEDLEQREQELEQQKMWVQQSIKNVTEDVQNSRLAYVTHEDICKCFTGDTLLAIRAPSGTRLEVPIPEGLNGQKKYQIHLKSTSGPIDVLLVNKDAWSSPPVVLPVPPPEDLIQCQAVAPSKPQIPPLAHFQEASVPSSTQPSTPTPTSTQDHSPLAQKAARTECGVSAAESKSSGDFDPLSNASASAGQPAGLDTQPLQSSASLDSSSVLPSPSTSFEPIKPDPTGILELPKELSEMFDPTRECMNSELLEELMSSEVFAPLLRLSPPPGDHDYIYNLDESEGVCDLFDVPVLNL; this is translated from the exons atGGCGGAGTGcgggccgcagccccccgggggtgggagcggggctgcgggggcgcCGAGCCGGCATGAGAAGAGCTTGGGGCTACTGACCACTAAGTTCGTGTCGCTGCTGCAGGAGGCCAAGGACGGCGTGCTCGACCTCAAGCTG GCTGCGGACACCTTGGCTGTGCGACAGAAGCGACGGATCTATGATATCACGAATGTCCTGGAAGGCATCGGGTTGATAGAGAAGAAATCCAAGAACAGTATCCAGTGGAA AGGGGTAGGTCCTGGCTGCAACACACGTGAAATAGCTCACAAACTTATTGAGCTGAAGGCAGACATAGAGGACCTGGAGCAGCGGGaacaggagctggagcagcagaagaTGTGGGTTCAGCAGAGCATCAAAAACGTTACAGAAGACGTGCAGAACAGTCG ATTAGCGTATGTGACACATGAAGATATCTGCAAGTGCTTCACAG GAGACACCCTCCTTGCAATTCGAGCCCCATCAGGCACACGTTTGGAGGTTCCCATCCCTGAG GGTCTAAATGGGCAGAAGAAATATCAGATccatctgaagagcacaagtgGTCCCATTGATGTTCTTTTAGTAAACAAAGATGCTTGGAGCTCTCCTCCTGTTGTACTACCTGTCCCTCCCCCTGAAGACCTCATTCAGTGCCAGGCAGTTGCACCCTCGAAACCACAGATACCACCGCTCGCCCACTTCCAGGAGGCATCCGttcccagcagcacccagccctctACACCAACACCTACCAGCACTCAGGACCATAGCCCTCTTGCGCAGAAAGCTGCACGCACAG AATGTGGTGTCTCAGCGGCAGAGTCCAAAAGCAGCGGCGACTTTGACCCCCTCAGCAATGCATCTGCATCAGCCGGCCAGCCAGCCGGGTTAGATACCCAGCCGCTACAGTCCTCTGCCTCGCTGGACAGCAGCTCCGTCCTACCCAGCCCCTCTACCTCCTTTGAGCCGATCAAGCCCGATCCCACAGGAA TACTGGAACTTCCCAAAGAGCTGTCAGAGATGTTTGATCCAACGAGAG AATGTATGAACTCTgagctgctggaagagctgATGTCATCTGAAG TGTTTGCTCCTTTGCTCCGCCTCTCCCCTCCACCTGGAGATCACGACTACATCTATAACCTGGATGAGAGCGAAGGCGTCTGTGACCTCTTTGACGTGCCTGTCCTCAACCTCTGA
- the ELMO3 gene encoding engulfment and cell motility protein 3 isoform X1, whose amino-acid sequence MPPPKDVVKIAIQMVGAIPQLIELQQTKPLASVLKDVCDAWSLPNAERYALQYADGRQTYITESNRGEIKNGSILRLTTSPDQEAERLYSGIQSNNSDVKTDSLKKLASLSQDVTFAQEFINRNGLKQIFCIVEEGNDTGEMLAHTLKAFMELMEHDFVSWETLSAAFIKKIVSYVNMNAVDASVQQLSLSILENMVPASRLLFELVKKEVTLDRLLTHLQVTNTQLQLKAMALLIALLLAATDAERRDMMDYLREKNIRQFIHKNIIHSSEPLGDEMAHYLYVLQSVSLNLCERRMRTSMDPYSQEQRELLQSLRQTAFESESEAPASSFSTERRRSLCAKEFRKLGFMNNSNPAEDLRRAPPGLLALDNMVYFSKHTPNAYSRFVLENSSREDKHECPFARSSIQLTLILCEILHVGEPCSETAQAFYPMFFGQDHFFEELFCICIQLVNKTWKEMRATLEDFDKVLQVVREQITRTLSLKPTSLELFKTRVNALNYSEILKLRQTERLHQEETLAVPVLELRERLKPELLELIRQQRMLHLCEGTLFRKISSRRRQDKLWYCRLSPNHKVLHYGDVEEGVHSPPIESLPEKIPVADMKMLLVGKECPHTKEKSSGKQNKDVLELAFSIVYDMEEYCLNFIAPTRYEFCLWTDGLNVLLGKEMTSERTQTDLDVLLSMELKLRLLDLENISIPDTPPPIPKPPSNLNFCYDFHHAEQ is encoded by the exons ATGCCGCCGCCCAAGGACGTGGTGAAGATTGCCATCCAGATGGTGGGAGCCATCCCGCAGCTCATCGAGCTCCAGCAG ACCAAGCCCCTCGCCTCGGTGCTCAAGGACGTCTGCGACGC GTGGAGCCTGCCCAACGCCGAGCGCTATGCCCTGCAGTATGCGGACGGGCGGCAGACCTACATCACCGAGTCG AACCGTGGGGAGATTAAGAACGGGAGCATTTTACGGCTGACCACCTCCCCG GACCAAGAAGCAGAGAGGTTGTACAGCGGGATCCAGAGCAACAACTCGGATGTGAAGACGGACTCGCTGAAGAAGCTTGCGAGCCTCTCCCAAGATGTTACCTTTGCTCAGGAGTTCATCAACAGGAATGGCTTGAAACAGATCTTCTGTATTGTGGAAGAAGGGAACGA TACAGGGGAGATGCTAGCTCACACCCTGAAGGCCTTCATGGAGCTGATGGAGCATGATTTTGTTTCCTGGGAGACTCTTAGTGCAGCTTTCATCAAGAAG ATAGTGAGTTACGTCAATATGAACGCGGTGGATGCATCTGTCCAGCAGCTCTCTTTGTCTATCTTGGAGAACATGGTACCCGCCAGTCGCCTCCTCTTTGAGCTAGTCAAAAAAGAAGTGACATTGGATCGTCTTCTCACCCACCTGCAGGT GACAAAcacccagctgcagctgaaggcaATGGCCCTGCTCATTGCACTGCTTCTGGCTGCAACCGACGCTGAGCGGCGG GACATGATGGACTACCTGAGGGAGAAGAACATCAGGCAGTTTATCCACAAG AACATCATCCACAGCTCTGAGCCACTGGGGGACGAGATGGCCCATTACCTGTACGTGCTGCAGTCCGTCAGCCTCAACCTGTGTGAGCGCCGCATGAGAACATCCATGGATCCCTACTCACAG GAACAGCGAGAGCTCCTCCAGTCTCTGCGCCAAACTGCCTTTGAGTCGGAGAGCGAGGCGCCTGCCAGCAGCTTCAGCACCGAGCGCAGGCGATCCCTGTGTGCCAAGGAGTTCCGCAAGCTGGGCTTCATG AACAACAGCAACCCAGCGGAGGACCTCCGCCGTGCCCCCCCAGGACTCCTTGCCCTCGACAACATGGTGTATTTCTCCAAGCACACCCCCAATGCGTACAGCAGG TTTGTCCTCGAGAACAGCAGCCGGGAAGACAAACACGAATGCCCCTTTGCTCGAAGCAGCATCCAGCTCACCCTGATCCTCTGCGAGATCCTGCATGTTGGAGAGCCAT GCTCGGAGACGGCTCAGGCCTTTTACCCTATGTTCTTCGGGCAGGATCATTTCTTTGAGGAGCTCTTCTGCATCTGCATCCAGCTGGTGAACAAGACCTGGAAGGAGATGCGCGCTACCCTGGAGGATTTTGACAAG GTGCTGCAGGTGGTGCGGGAGCAGATCACCAGGACCCTGTCCCTCAAGCCCACCTCCCTGGAGCTATTCAAGACCCGAGTGAATGCGCTGAACTACAGCGAGATCCTGAAGCTGCGGCAGACAGAGCGGCTGCACCAGGAGGAGACACTGGCTGTACCCGTGCT GGAGTTGCGTGAGAGGCTGAAGCCAGAGCTCCTGGAGCTGATCCGACAGCAGCGCATGCTGCACCTCTGCGAGGGCACCCTCTTCCGCAAGATCAGCAGCCGCCGCAGGCAGG ACAAGCTCTGGTACTGCCGTCTGTCACCCAACCACAAGGTGCTGCACTACGGGGACGTGGAGGAGGGGGTGCACTCTCCCCCCATCGAGAGCCTGCCAGAGAAAA TTCCTGTGGCGGACATGAAGATGCTGCTTGTGGGGAAGGAGTGTCCACacacaaaggagaaaagctcTGGGAAGCAGAACAAG GACGTCCTGGAGCTGGCCTTCTCCATCGTGTACGACATGGAGGAATACTGCCTCAACTTCATTGCCCCCACCCGGTACGAG TTCTGCCTCTGGACGGATGGGCTGAACGTGCTCCTGGGCAAGGAGATGACGAGCGAGCGAACGCAGACGGACCTCGATGTCCTGCTGTCCATGGAGCTCAAGCTGCGGCTCCTGGACCTGGAGAACATCAGCATCCCCGACACCCCCCCTCCCATTCCAAAGCCCCCCAGCAACTTAAACTTCTGCTACGACTTCCACCATGCAGAGCAGTGA
- the ELMO3 gene encoding engulfment and cell motility protein 3 isoform X2, translating to MPPPKDVVKIAIQMVGAIPQLIELQQTKPLASVLKDVCDAWSLPNAERYALQYADGRQTYITESDQEAERLYSGIQSNNSDVKTDSLKKLASLSQDVTFAQEFINRNGLKQIFCIVEEGNDTGEMLAHTLKAFMELMEHDFVSWETLSAAFIKKIVSYVNMNAVDASVQQLSLSILENMVPASRLLFELVKKEVTLDRLLTHLQVTNTQLQLKAMALLIALLLAATDAERRDMMDYLREKNIRQFIHKNIIHSSEPLGDEMAHYLYVLQSVSLNLCERRMRTSMDPYSQEQRELLQSLRQTAFESESEAPASSFSTERRRSLCAKEFRKLGFMNNSNPAEDLRRAPPGLLALDNMVYFSKHTPNAYSRFVLENSSREDKHECPFARSSIQLTLILCEILHVGEPCSETAQAFYPMFFGQDHFFEELFCICIQLVNKTWKEMRATLEDFDKVLQVVREQITRTLSLKPTSLELFKTRVNALNYSEILKLRQTERLHQEETLAVPVLELRERLKPELLELIRQQRMLHLCEGTLFRKISSRRRQDKLWYCRLSPNHKVLHYGDVEEGVHSPPIESLPEKIPVADMKMLLVGKECPHTKEKSSGKQNKDVLELAFSIVYDMEEYCLNFIAPTRYEFCLWTDGLNVLLGKEMTSERTQTDLDVLLSMELKLRLLDLENISIPDTPPPIPKPPSNLNFCYDFHHAEQ from the exons ATGCCGCCGCCCAAGGACGTGGTGAAGATTGCCATCCAGATGGTGGGAGCCATCCCGCAGCTCATCGAGCTCCAGCAG ACCAAGCCCCTCGCCTCGGTGCTCAAGGACGTCTGCGACGC GTGGAGCCTGCCCAACGCCGAGCGCTATGCCCTGCAGTATGCGGACGGGCGGCAGACCTACATCACCGAGTCG GACCAAGAAGCAGAGAGGTTGTACAGCGGGATCCAGAGCAACAACTCGGATGTGAAGACGGACTCGCTGAAGAAGCTTGCGAGCCTCTCCCAAGATGTTACCTTTGCTCAGGAGTTCATCAACAGGAATGGCTTGAAACAGATCTTCTGTATTGTGGAAGAAGGGAACGA TACAGGGGAGATGCTAGCTCACACCCTGAAGGCCTTCATGGAGCTGATGGAGCATGATTTTGTTTCCTGGGAGACTCTTAGTGCAGCTTTCATCAAGAAG ATAGTGAGTTACGTCAATATGAACGCGGTGGATGCATCTGTCCAGCAGCTCTCTTTGTCTATCTTGGAGAACATGGTACCCGCCAGTCGCCTCCTCTTTGAGCTAGTCAAAAAAGAAGTGACATTGGATCGTCTTCTCACCCACCTGCAGGT GACAAAcacccagctgcagctgaaggcaATGGCCCTGCTCATTGCACTGCTTCTGGCTGCAACCGACGCTGAGCGGCGG GACATGATGGACTACCTGAGGGAGAAGAACATCAGGCAGTTTATCCACAAG AACATCATCCACAGCTCTGAGCCACTGGGGGACGAGATGGCCCATTACCTGTACGTGCTGCAGTCCGTCAGCCTCAACCTGTGTGAGCGCCGCATGAGAACATCCATGGATCCCTACTCACAG GAACAGCGAGAGCTCCTCCAGTCTCTGCGCCAAACTGCCTTTGAGTCGGAGAGCGAGGCGCCTGCCAGCAGCTTCAGCACCGAGCGCAGGCGATCCCTGTGTGCCAAGGAGTTCCGCAAGCTGGGCTTCATG AACAACAGCAACCCAGCGGAGGACCTCCGCCGTGCCCCCCCAGGACTCCTTGCCCTCGACAACATGGTGTATTTCTCCAAGCACACCCCCAATGCGTACAGCAGG TTTGTCCTCGAGAACAGCAGCCGGGAAGACAAACACGAATGCCCCTTTGCTCGAAGCAGCATCCAGCTCACCCTGATCCTCTGCGAGATCCTGCATGTTGGAGAGCCAT GCTCGGAGACGGCTCAGGCCTTTTACCCTATGTTCTTCGGGCAGGATCATTTCTTTGAGGAGCTCTTCTGCATCTGCATCCAGCTGGTGAACAAGACCTGGAAGGAGATGCGCGCTACCCTGGAGGATTTTGACAAG GTGCTGCAGGTGGTGCGGGAGCAGATCACCAGGACCCTGTCCCTCAAGCCCACCTCCCTGGAGCTATTCAAGACCCGAGTGAATGCGCTGAACTACAGCGAGATCCTGAAGCTGCGGCAGACAGAGCGGCTGCACCAGGAGGAGACACTGGCTGTACCCGTGCT GGAGTTGCGTGAGAGGCTGAAGCCAGAGCTCCTGGAGCTGATCCGACAGCAGCGCATGCTGCACCTCTGCGAGGGCACCCTCTTCCGCAAGATCAGCAGCCGCCGCAGGCAGG ACAAGCTCTGGTACTGCCGTCTGTCACCCAACCACAAGGTGCTGCACTACGGGGACGTGGAGGAGGGGGTGCACTCTCCCCCCATCGAGAGCCTGCCAGAGAAAA TTCCTGTGGCGGACATGAAGATGCTGCTTGTGGGGAAGGAGTGTCCACacacaaaggagaaaagctcTGGGAAGCAGAACAAG GACGTCCTGGAGCTGGCCTTCTCCATCGTGTACGACATGGAGGAATACTGCCTCAACTTCATTGCCCCCACCCGGTACGAG TTCTGCCTCTGGACGGATGGGCTGAACGTGCTCCTGGGCAAGGAGATGACGAGCGAGCGAACGCAGACGGACCTCGATGTCCTGCTGTCCATGGAGCTCAAGCTGCGGCTCCTGGACCTGGAGAACATCAGCATCCCCGACACCCCCCCTCCCATTCCAAAGCCCCCCAGCAACTTAAACTTCTGCTACGACTTCCACCATGCAGAGCAGTGA
- the ELMO3 gene encoding engulfment and cell motility protein 3 isoform X3, translating into MPPPKDVVKIAIQMVGAIPQLIELQQTKPLASVLKDVCDAWSLPNAERYALQYADGRQTYITESNRGEIKNGSILRLTTSPDQEAERLYSGIQSNNSDVKTDSLKKLASLSQDVTFAQEFINRNGLKQIFCIVEEGNDTGEMLAHTLKAFMELMEHDFVSWETLSAAFIKKIVSYVNMNAVDASVQQLSLSILENMVPASRLLFELVKKEVTLDRLLTHLQVTNTQLQLKAMALLIALLLAATDAERRDMMDYLREKNIRQFIHKNIIHSSEPLGDEMAHYLYVLQSVSLNLCERRMRTSMDPYSQEQRELLQSLRQTAFESESEAPASSFSTERRRSLCAKEFRKLGFMNNSNPAEDLRRAPPGLLALDNMVYFSKHTPNAYSRDHFFEELFCICIQLVNKTWKEMRATLEDFDKVLQVVREQITRTLSLKPTSLELFKTRVNALNYSEILKLRQTERLHQEETLAVPVLELRERLKPELLELIRQQRMLHLCEGTLFRKISSRRRQDKLWYCRLSPNHKVLHYGDVEEGVHSPPIESLPEKIPVADMKMLLVGKECPHTKEKSSGKQNKDVLELAFSIVYDMEEYCLNFIAPTRYEFCLWTDGLNVLLGKEMTSERTQTDLDVLLSMELKLRLLDLENISIPDTPPPIPKPPSNLNFCYDFHHAEQ; encoded by the exons ATGCCGCCGCCCAAGGACGTGGTGAAGATTGCCATCCAGATGGTGGGAGCCATCCCGCAGCTCATCGAGCTCCAGCAG ACCAAGCCCCTCGCCTCGGTGCTCAAGGACGTCTGCGACGC GTGGAGCCTGCCCAACGCCGAGCGCTATGCCCTGCAGTATGCGGACGGGCGGCAGACCTACATCACCGAGTCG AACCGTGGGGAGATTAAGAACGGGAGCATTTTACGGCTGACCACCTCCCCG GACCAAGAAGCAGAGAGGTTGTACAGCGGGATCCAGAGCAACAACTCGGATGTGAAGACGGACTCGCTGAAGAAGCTTGCGAGCCTCTCCCAAGATGTTACCTTTGCTCAGGAGTTCATCAACAGGAATGGCTTGAAACAGATCTTCTGTATTGTGGAAGAAGGGAACGA TACAGGGGAGATGCTAGCTCACACCCTGAAGGCCTTCATGGAGCTGATGGAGCATGATTTTGTTTCCTGGGAGACTCTTAGTGCAGCTTTCATCAAGAAG ATAGTGAGTTACGTCAATATGAACGCGGTGGATGCATCTGTCCAGCAGCTCTCTTTGTCTATCTTGGAGAACATGGTACCCGCCAGTCGCCTCCTCTTTGAGCTAGTCAAAAAAGAAGTGACATTGGATCGTCTTCTCACCCACCTGCAGGT GACAAAcacccagctgcagctgaaggcaATGGCCCTGCTCATTGCACTGCTTCTGGCTGCAACCGACGCTGAGCGGCGG GACATGATGGACTACCTGAGGGAGAAGAACATCAGGCAGTTTATCCACAAG AACATCATCCACAGCTCTGAGCCACTGGGGGACGAGATGGCCCATTACCTGTACGTGCTGCAGTCCGTCAGCCTCAACCTGTGTGAGCGCCGCATGAGAACATCCATGGATCCCTACTCACAG GAACAGCGAGAGCTCCTCCAGTCTCTGCGCCAAACTGCCTTTGAGTCGGAGAGCGAGGCGCCTGCCAGCAGCTTCAGCACCGAGCGCAGGCGATCCCTGTGTGCCAAGGAGTTCCGCAAGCTGGGCTTCATG AACAACAGCAACCCAGCGGAGGACCTCCGCCGTGCCCCCCCAGGACTCCTTGCCCTCGACAACATGGTGTATTTCTCCAAGCACACCCCCAATGCGTACAGCAGG GATCATTTCTTTGAGGAGCTCTTCTGCATCTGCATCCAGCTGGTGAACAAGACCTGGAAGGAGATGCGCGCTACCCTGGAGGATTTTGACAAG GTGCTGCAGGTGGTGCGGGAGCAGATCACCAGGACCCTGTCCCTCAAGCCCACCTCCCTGGAGCTATTCAAGACCCGAGTGAATGCGCTGAACTACAGCGAGATCCTGAAGCTGCGGCAGACAGAGCGGCTGCACCAGGAGGAGACACTGGCTGTACCCGTGCT GGAGTTGCGTGAGAGGCTGAAGCCAGAGCTCCTGGAGCTGATCCGACAGCAGCGCATGCTGCACCTCTGCGAGGGCACCCTCTTCCGCAAGATCAGCAGCCGCCGCAGGCAGG ACAAGCTCTGGTACTGCCGTCTGTCACCCAACCACAAGGTGCTGCACTACGGGGACGTGGAGGAGGGGGTGCACTCTCCCCCCATCGAGAGCCTGCCAGAGAAAA TTCCTGTGGCGGACATGAAGATGCTGCTTGTGGGGAAGGAGTGTCCACacacaaaggagaaaagctcTGGGAAGCAGAACAAG GACGTCCTGGAGCTGGCCTTCTCCATCGTGTACGACATGGAGGAATACTGCCTCAACTTCATTGCCCCCACCCGGTACGAG TTCTGCCTCTGGACGGATGGGCTGAACGTGCTCCTGGGCAAGGAGATGACGAGCGAGCGAACGCAGACGGACCTCGATGTCCTGCTGTCCATGGAGCTCAAGCTGCGGCTCCTGGACCTGGAGAACATCAGCATCCCCGACACCCCCCCTCCCATTCCAAAGCCCCCCAGCAACTTAAACTTCTGCTACGACTTCCACCATGCAGAGCAGTGA
- the ELMO3 gene encoding engulfment and cell motility protein 3 isoform X4, whose translation MRTAGCVHSPRELPGGAVLFVLENSSREDKHECPFARSSIQLTLILCEILHVGEPCSETAQAFYPMFFGQDHFFEELFCICIQLVNKTWKEMRATLEDFDKVLQVVREQITRTLSLKPTSLELFKTRVNALNYSEILKLRQTERLHQEETLAVPVLELRERLKPELLELIRQQRMLHLCEGTLFRKISSRRRQDKLWYCRLSPNHKVLHYGDVEEGVHSPPIESLPEKIPVADMKMLLVGKECPHTKEKSSGKQNKDVLELAFSIVYDMEEYCLNFIAPTRYEFCLWTDGLNVLLGKEMTSERTQTDLDVLLSMELKLRLLDLENISIPDTPPPIPKPPSNLNFCYDFHHAEQ comes from the exons ATGCGTACAGCAGGGTGCGTGCACTCTCCCAGAGAACTCCCTGGCGGAGCTGTGCTG TTTGTCCTCGAGAACAGCAGCCGGGAAGACAAACACGAATGCCCCTTTGCTCGAAGCAGCATCCAGCTCACCCTGATCCTCTGCGAGATCCTGCATGTTGGAGAGCCAT GCTCGGAGACGGCTCAGGCCTTTTACCCTATGTTCTTCGGGCAGGATCATTTCTTTGAGGAGCTCTTCTGCATCTGCATCCAGCTGGTGAACAAGACCTGGAAGGAGATGCGCGCTACCCTGGAGGATTTTGACAAG GTGCTGCAGGTGGTGCGGGAGCAGATCACCAGGACCCTGTCCCTCAAGCCCACCTCCCTGGAGCTATTCAAGACCCGAGTGAATGCGCTGAACTACAGCGAGATCCTGAAGCTGCGGCAGACAGAGCGGCTGCACCAGGAGGAGACACTGGCTGTACCCGTGCT GGAGTTGCGTGAGAGGCTGAAGCCAGAGCTCCTGGAGCTGATCCGACAGCAGCGCATGCTGCACCTCTGCGAGGGCACCCTCTTCCGCAAGATCAGCAGCCGCCGCAGGCAGG ACAAGCTCTGGTACTGCCGTCTGTCACCCAACCACAAGGTGCTGCACTACGGGGACGTGGAGGAGGGGGTGCACTCTCCCCCCATCGAGAGCCTGCCAGAGAAAA TTCCTGTGGCGGACATGAAGATGCTGCTTGTGGGGAAGGAGTGTCCACacacaaaggagaaaagctcTGGGAAGCAGAACAAG GACGTCCTGGAGCTGGCCTTCTCCATCGTGTACGACATGGAGGAATACTGCCTCAACTTCATTGCCCCCACCCGGTACGAG TTCTGCCTCTGGACGGATGGGCTGAACGTGCTCCTGGGCAAGGAGATGACGAGCGAGCGAACGCAGACGGACCTCGATGTCCTGCTGTCCATGGAGCTCAAGCTGCGGCTCCTGGACCTGGAGAACATCAGCATCCCCGACACCCCCCCTCCCATTCCAAAGCCCCCCAGCAACTTAAACTTCTGCTACGACTTCCACCATGCAGAGCAGTGA
- the ELMO3 gene encoding engulfment and cell motility protein 3 isoform X5: MLESHDHFFEELFCICIQLVNKTWKEMRATLEDFDKVLQVVREQITRTLSLKPTSLELFKTRVNALNYSEILKLRQTERLHQEETLAVPVLELRERLKPELLELIRQQRMLHLCEGTLFRKISSRRRQDKLWYCRLSPNHKVLHYGDVEEGVHSPPIESLPEKIPVADMKMLLVGKECPHTKEKSSGKQNKDVLELAFSIVYDMEEYCLNFIAPTRYEFCLWTDGLNVLLGKEMTSERTQTDLDVLLSMELKLRLLDLENISIPDTPPPIPKPPSNLNFCYDFHHAEQ; encoded by the exons ATGTTGGAGAGCCAT GATCATTTCTTTGAGGAGCTCTTCTGCATCTGCATCCAGCTGGTGAACAAGACCTGGAAGGAGATGCGCGCTACCCTGGAGGATTTTGACAAG GTGCTGCAGGTGGTGCGGGAGCAGATCACCAGGACCCTGTCCCTCAAGCCCACCTCCCTGGAGCTATTCAAGACCCGAGTGAATGCGCTGAACTACAGCGAGATCCTGAAGCTGCGGCAGACAGAGCGGCTGCACCAGGAGGAGACACTGGCTGTACCCGTGCT GGAGTTGCGTGAGAGGCTGAAGCCAGAGCTCCTGGAGCTGATCCGACAGCAGCGCATGCTGCACCTCTGCGAGGGCACCCTCTTCCGCAAGATCAGCAGCCGCCGCAGGCAGG ACAAGCTCTGGTACTGCCGTCTGTCACCCAACCACAAGGTGCTGCACTACGGGGACGTGGAGGAGGGGGTGCACTCTCCCCCCATCGAGAGCCTGCCAGAGAAAA TTCCTGTGGCGGACATGAAGATGCTGCTTGTGGGGAAGGAGTGTCCACacacaaaggagaaaagctcTGGGAAGCAGAACAAG GACGTCCTGGAGCTGGCCTTCTCCATCGTGTACGACATGGAGGAATACTGCCTCAACTTCATTGCCCCCACCCGGTACGAG TTCTGCCTCTGGACGGATGGGCTGAACGTGCTCCTGGGCAAGGAGATGACGAGCGAGCGAACGCAGACGGACCTCGATGTCCTGCTGTCCATGGAGCTCAAGCTGCGGCTCCTGGACCTGGAGAACATCAGCATCCCCGACACCCCCCCTCCCATTCCAAAGCCCCCCAGCAACTTAAACTTCTGCTACGACTTCCACCATGCAGAGCAGTGA